From the genome of Longispora fulva:
GGCGACCCGTCGAACGACTTCCTGTACCTGTCGGACGCGACCCTGTGGACCGGCACCCTGAACGGCGCCCTCGACGGCGGAGGCCAGTTCCCGTACAACAACACGACGTTCGGCGCCTTCCAGCTCCTGGCCAAGGCATACCTCGCCATCCCGGCGCACACCACGGCCTCGATCACCAACTACAAGCGCCAACTCGACCTGAGCAACGGCTACGTGTCGGCGTCCTACCAGCTGGGCGGCGTGACCTACACCCGCGAGGTGTACGCCAGCCACCCCGACGACGTGATCGTCGTCCGCCTGAAGCAGAGCGGCGGCGGCAGCTACACCGGCTCGGTGTCGTTGAACGGCACACACTCGAACACGACGACGGCGTCCGGCTCGGCGGCCTCGTTCGGTGGCACACTCGCCAACGGGCTGAAGTACGCCGCGGCGGTGAAGGTGGCCAACACCGGTGGCTCAGTCTCGTCCTCGGGCGCCGCCGTCACGTTCACCAACTGTTCCGAGGTCGTCGTGATCCTCACCGGCGGCACCAACTACACGCCCGACCTGGCGACGTCGTACAAGGACGCCGGCGTCGACCCGAAGGCCGTCGCCACCGCCAAGGCCGCCGCCGCCGCGGCGGTCTCCGGGGACACGTTGCTGGCCACCCATGTGGCCGACTACCAGGCCCTGTACAACACGATGACGGTCAACCTCGGCGCCTCCACCGCCGCCCAGCGCGGCCTGGACACCGCCGCGCGCCTCACCGCCCGCGGCACCAACCCCGCCCCGTCGGCCGCCGACCCGGAGCTGGAGGCCAGCTACCTGCAGTTCGGTCGCTACCTCACGATCACCGGTTCGCGCGGCAGCCTGCCGACGAACCTGCAGGGGCTGTGGCTCGACCACAACGACGCCGACCAGTGGCTGGGCGACTACCACACCGACATCAACCTCCAGATGAACTACTGGCTGCCGGACCGCGCCGGCCTGTCGGCGTGCTTCGACCCGCTCGTCGACTACTGCCTCGCCCAGGTGCCGTCGTGGACGACCCTGACCCAGCAGCTGTTCAACGACTCCCGCAACAGGTACCGCAACTCATCGGGCCGGGTCGCCGGCTGGACGACCGCGATCTCGTCGAACATCTTCGGTGGCCTGGGCTGGGACTGGCACCCGGCCGGCAACGCCTGGCTGTGCAACTCGCTGATGGAACACTACGAGTACACCCAGGACCGGGCCTACCTGCAGAGGATCTACACCCTCGTCAAGGGGGCCTGCCAGTTCTGGGAGGTCCGGCTGGTCTCGAAGACCATCACGTCCCAGGCCACCGGACAGCAGGTCACGGTGCTGGTCGACGACAGCGACTGGTCACCCGAGCAGGGCGGCATGCAGCAGGGCGTCACCTACGCCCAGGAGCTCGTCTGGCAGCTGTTCGACTACTACCGCAAGGCATGCGACATCCTGGGCGTGGACGCCACCTACGCCGCGACCATCAAGGGGCTGCAGGACAAGCTGTTCCTGCCCGAGGTCAGCACCGACCCGCAGACCCCGTACCTCGAAGAATGGATGCAGGCCCCCACCACCTGGGGCGACCTGCAGCACCGGCATCTGTCCCCGCTCGCCGGCCTGTTCCCGGGTGACCGGATCACCACCGACGCCAGCCCGACCGCGCTGGTCAACGGAGCCCGGGGCCTGCTGACCGCCCGGGGACTCAACAGCTACGGCTGGGCCACCGCGTGGCGGTCCCTGTGCTGGTCCCGGCTGAAGAACGCGGCCAACGCCTACCAGACCGTGCTCAACGTGATCGGCACCAGCTCCACCGCCCGCAACCTCTTCGACATGTACAGCAGCACGACATTCCAGATCGACGCCAACTACGGCACCCCGGCCGCGATGCTCGACATGCTCGTCTACTCCCGGCCGGGCCTGATCGAGCTGCTGCCCGCGCTGCCCGGCGCGTGGGCGACGGGTTCGGTCACCGGCATCGGGGCCCGGGGCGGCTTCACCGTGGACCTCACCTGGGCCAACGGCGCGGTGACCTCAGCGACCCTGCGCGGCGTGGCCGGCACGTCGACCGTCGTGCGGTCCGGGTCCTGGAGCCAGGTCGTCGTGCTGCCGGCCAGCGGCTCGGCCACCGTCACCCCGTCCGGGACCTCATCGGTTTGTGTCCTGGTCAACCGGCAGAGCGGCAAGGCCATCGACGTGCCCGGGTCGTCCACTCAGGCCGGCGCGGCACTGATCGCGTACACCAGGCACGGCAACGCCAATCAGCAGTGGCGGTTCACCCGCGCCGACACCGTCCACTTCACCATCGCGAACGTCAACAGCAACCTGGTCATGGACGTCTCGGGGGGTTCTGCGGCAGACGGTGCCGCGATCATCCAGTGGAACGGATCGGGCAGCACCAACCAGCAGTGGCGACTCGACGACGCCGGCGGCGGCTACGTGAAGCTCGTCAGTGCGCGCAGCGGCAAGGTGATCGGCGTCGACGCCGGTTCCAGCATCGTGCAGCAGACCGACACCGGGGCCACCAGCCAGCACTGGCGGTTGGACCAGGCGTGAGGACGGGCGGGGCCGCGCCGGACGCTGACCGGCGGCACCACGGTCACGCCCGAGTGTGAGACCGGCCGTCCGGGGATCGCCCGGACGGCCGGACGCCGCTGGACCGGGTGCCGACCGTCCTCCCGGGTGGGTCGGCACCCGGTCGTTGACGTCAGGCCCACTCCGCGCCGTCCGGGTACGCGAACCGCTTCAGCGTCAGCGGGTGCATCTCGGCGGAGAAGCCCGGCGCGGTCGGAGCTTGGTAGGCCCCGCCGATCACCTCCACCGGGTGCACGAAGTGCTCGTGCAGGTGGTCCACGTACTCGATCACCCGGTCGTCGAGCGAGCCGGAGACCGCCACGTAGTCGAACATCGACAGATGTTGGACGAGTTCGCACAGCCCGACCCCGCCGGCGTGCGGGCAGACCGGTAGGCCGAACTTGGCCGCGAGCAGCAGGATCGCGACGTTCTCGTTCACCCCGCCGACCCGGCATGCGTCCAGCTGGACGAAGTCGAGCGCTTCGGCCTGCATCAGCTGCTTGAAGACGATCCGGTTCTGGACGTGTTCACCGGTCGCGACCCGGATCCGCCGGGTGCCGGGCGCCTCGCCGGCCAGGGCCCGGCGGATGGCGGCGTGTCCGAGCACGTCGTCGGGGCTGGTCGGCTCCTCGATCCACCACGGGTCGTGGGGGGCGAGCGCGCTCGTCCACCGGATCGCCTCGGCGACGTCCCACCGCTGGTTGGCGTCGACGGCGATCCGGATGTCCGGCCCGACCGCCGCGCGGGCCAGGCCGAGCCGGCGCACGTCGTCGGCGAGGTCGGCGCCCACCTTGAGTTTGATCTGGGTGTACCCGTCGGCGACGGCCTCCCGGGCCAGCCGGACGAGCTTGTCGTCCTCGTAGCCGAGCCAGCCGGGGGAGGTGGTGTATGCCGGGTAGCCGTGGCCGAGCAGGTGGGCGGTCCGCCGTTCGCGGCCGGGTTCGGCGGCGGTCAGGAGGTCCAGTGCCTCCTGCGGGGTGAGCGCGTCGGTCAGGTACCGCCAGTCGACGAGGTCGACGAGTTGCTGCGGGGTCATCTGCGCGAGAAGTTGCCAGACGGGCTTGCCTGCGAGCTTGGCGGCCAGGTCCCAGGCGGCGTTGATCACGGCGGCGGAGGCGAGGTGGATG
Proteins encoded in this window:
- a CDS encoding glycosyl hydrolase family 95 catalytic domain-containing protein yields the protein MAVRSTLRGLEMTPSVPDQHPSRRDVLRIGGAVGAFLTLGGLPVFAESALAADARPTSLTLVPAGQATTLWYPTPAVESRVISEGLAIGNGRLGALVGGDPSNDFLYLSDATLWTGTLNGALDGGGQFPYNNTTFGAFQLLAKAYLAIPAHTTASITNYKRQLDLSNGYVSASYQLGGVTYTREVYASHPDDVIVVRLKQSGGGSYTGSVSLNGTHSNTTTASGSAASFGGTLANGLKYAAAVKVANTGGSVSSSGAAVTFTNCSEVVVILTGGTNYTPDLATSYKDAGVDPKAVATAKAAAAAAVSGDTLLATHVADYQALYNTMTVNLGASTAAQRGLDTAARLTARGTNPAPSAADPELEASYLQFGRYLTITGSRGSLPTNLQGLWLDHNDADQWLGDYHTDINLQMNYWLPDRAGLSACFDPLVDYCLAQVPSWTTLTQQLFNDSRNRYRNSSGRVAGWTTAISSNIFGGLGWDWHPAGNAWLCNSLMEHYEYTQDRAYLQRIYTLVKGACQFWEVRLVSKTITSQATGQQVTVLVDDSDWSPEQGGMQQGVTYAQELVWQLFDYYRKACDILGVDATYAATIKGLQDKLFLPEVSTDPQTPYLEEWMQAPTTWGDLQHRHLSPLAGLFPGDRITTDASPTALVNGARGLLTARGLNSYGWATAWRSLCWSRLKNAANAYQTVLNVIGTSSTARNLFDMYSSTTFQIDANYGTPAAMLDMLVYSRPGLIELLPALPGAWATGSVTGIGARGGFTVDLTWANGAVTSATLRGVAGTSTVVRSGSWSQVVVLPASGSATVTPSGTSSVCVLVNRQSGKAIDVPGSSTQAGAALIAYTRHGNANQQWRFTRADTVHFTIANVNSNLVMDVSGGSAADGAAIIQWNGSGSTNQQWRLDDAGGGYVKLVSARSGKVIGVDAGSSIVQQTDTGATSQHWRLDQA
- a CDS encoding L-fuconate dehydratase; amino-acid sequence: MTRILAVETHDIRFPTSRHLDGSDAMNPDPDYSAAYVILRTDTGVDGHGLTFTIGRGNEVCRAAIDALAPFVVGQSVDDLGEFARRLTHDSQLRWLGPEKGVIHLASAAVINAAWDLAAKLAGKPVWQLLAQMTPQQLVDLVDWRYLTDALTPQEALDLLTAAEPGRERRTAHLLGHGYPAYTTSPGWLGYEDDKLVRLAREAVADGYTQIKLKVGADLADDVRRLGLARAAVGPDIRIAVDANQRWDVAEAIRWTSALAPHDPWWIEEPTSPDDVLGHAAIRRALAGEAPGTRRIRVATGEHVQNRIVFKQLMQAEALDFVQLDACRVGGVNENVAILLLAAKFGLPVCPHAGGVGLCELVQHLSMFDYVAVSGSLDDRVIEYVDHLHEHFVHPVEVIGGAYQAPTAPGFSAEMHPLTLKRFAYPDGAEWA